The genomic segment TATTTTGCAATCCATTCGGCATCATGCCGAGAAGAGAGTGAGGCTGGTGACGTCCGAGAGCACCCCGGAGGGCTCTCGACCAGTGCATGTCCTCCTGAAGCCATTTCCTCAGCATAAAGACAGAGCTGCTCATCCCATCTTTATGCCGGGAAGAAAATGAGACATGTTtgcgactgccccgatcctccttccCAATATTCCTCCCTCTATATTTGGGCAATCCTTTTGGCATCATGCCAGAAGGAGAGTGAGGCTGACGACGTCCGAGAGCACCCCAGAGGGCTCTCAACCAGTGCATGCCCTCCTGAAGCCATTTCCTCAGCATAAAGACAGAgctgctcacaccatccttatgccgggaagaggacaagacatgtggtggctgagattactccagagggttctcagctgctgtatgccttcctcccccatcctttctgcataaggtcTCAATAGTCAAGACGAGTTTTGAGCTAACGTCCACAGATGACTTTTAGGCAGTTTCACAAACACCCAAGCATATTTGCATTGGGGTATATCAGttattgggcccctggtggtggcgcagtgtgttaaagggctgagctgctgaacttgcagaccaaaaggtcccaggttcaaatcccgggagcggaatgagcgcccgctgttagccccagctcctgccaacctagtagttcaaaaacatgccaatgtgagtagatcaacaggtaccactccggcgggaaggtaacggcgctccatgcagtcatgccggccacatgaccttggaggtgtctacggacaacgccggctcttcagcttagaaatggagatgagcatcaacccctagagtcggtcacgactggacttaacatcaggggaaaacctttttacctTACCTAACATAttagttatttggagtgctgtctCCGCTGACATCCTCTCTAACCATTAataataaagcctctgattttgccttcaatccGTCTGTGTCTTATCTGATTCTCTGGAAACTTGTCACTGGGCCCCGAACCCACAGTTTCAGTGGAGCTGAAATCCCATAACAGTATGATTTTGAAAAGAACAATAGCTTCAGTTAACATCAAAGGGTTATTCTAAGAAGTTCTAGTTTATTGTAGATCTGTAGATCATTTCTGATAGTTGGTAACCCTATGATGATCGTGTCCAGGATTTTCTTGTCAAAAatgtgttcagaagaggtttgtcattgccttcctctgaggttgagagagtgtgactgactCAGGTTCATCTATAGTTGAGTGACGATTTGACACTCAGATCACTCAAATCACACTGGAACAATCCACATTTCTGTTTGAATAGCTTCTTGTTCCAGGCTAAACACAGATGGCATGCATCTCAACCTTTTCTATTGTCTCTCTCTGTTTATTATGACATAGCTTTGCCTTTATCTATTTAATTCACAGAAGAATAGAAACTGATGTAAGAAGAAATGTGTTGGAAACATTAAGTCTATCCATCACAGTGCAATGCCCACAAGTGTGCTTAGAGACTGTGAAAAATTGAATAGACCCTGATCATCTTCCTGAAGTGGAGCATACAGGAAAAGCTTGATTTTCTAAAGTaactcctctctttttttttttattattttgccttAGTGCTGGTGTTGGGACAAATCTGCTCTGCAGTGTACATGAAATTAAATGTTATTATTCTGACTGTTTGCAACCCCATTTGTCAATCATACTCCTTTCCCCATCCCAGATTTAATTTCAGAAATCTCCCCACGTTGAAAGAGATATTCTCATTTGTTTGCTTCAAAACATTTGGTCTGTCCTAAAACCTAGACTTCTTCCCATATGGTTAGAATGATTTAAATTCCCTTTGCCTTCCAGACTGAACAGAATGCACAGCTATTGATCTAGCTCATAAACATACTTTTGTATGTGACATCTGCTAtggcttggaaagccttatacAGTCTGTTCAAAGAATAATGTTGCATTTTTGCATCTAAATTCTTTCCCCTTGTCAAAACAGTGAAGCACAAAGACAGCAAGTCCTTGCCTTGTAAGGTTTCTTTAAGGGATTTTCAGCACTCTACAATTAATGCAGTATAACAacattttaacagccatggctcaatgctatagactcCTGGGAAACGTAGGCTGGTGTGCCAGcagcactctttagcaaagaaggctcaaggccttgcagaattacaacttccatgattccatggcactgagccctggcagctaaagtggtgtcaagctgcattaagtctgcagtgtagatgcacctctgatCAGTTTGTCATGACCCTTTAAGGTGATAGCCGCAACTTCTGAGATGAAATCAGTGCAGATGTTGGACAATTGATGAGGATCCACAAAACCGAGCGTTATTTTTTGATCTAATATGGTTCTAAGCCATAGTGTTCTTGCTTTTGTAATAAAATATGAAGTATCAGGGGTATCCCATTTTGGCAATGTCCAGCACTGAAGTTTCTTTATTAACTGGAAACATTTTCTTCAGAATCACAGCTGCATATACTAAAGTCGTTTTGAGGATAGTTTTGTCTTTGAATGTGGCTTGTTTGAATTAAATACCAGTGCCTTTAACGTGTGCAGCATTGCAATGAACTCACCCAGCGTAAACAACCTATTTGATACTGAGTTTGGCTGACAGTGTGAAAATCCTCATATGCACTCTGCTGGggaaaaaatgtatttcttgtGTATGTCCTTTCTCTGCCTTATTTGTATGAAACTGGCATGGAAACAGAAACTTTATTaatctttattttttgtttttcttgcatAGCATTTTCCCTCCTTTCCATGTGTTAATTGAATGCTTACACTTCCCTACTCCAGCCTATCTATGTCtaggaatgctggaagttgtagtccaacaacatctggaaggattTATTGCCTACTCCATTGTATAGGATTGTGGAAGGCCCAAGTGTTTTCCTGCATCACAACACTGTTATTTTAGTACTTTCCCCCTTGcccctttctttttaaatgttttatgctCAGAAAATCATTTCCAAAGCTGCATTTTCAGATGTCAAactctttatttaaaaaagagatgTATAATtggaaactgtacataaaacccagaaacaaagaaaaatagtacagtagagtctcacttatccaacattcgcttatccaacattctggattatccaacttttttgtagtcaatgttttcaataaatcataatattttggtgctaaattcgtaaatacagtaattactacatagcattactgcatattgaactaccttttctgtcaaatttgttgtataacatgatgtattggtgcttaattgtaaaatcataacctaatttgatgtttaataggcttctccttaatctctccttattatccaaaatattcgcttatccaatgttctgccggcccgtttatgttggataagtgagactctactgtacaagcacTTCTAAACTAAGAGCCtggtttttagattttaaaaaaatcaactccaAAAAACTATGACAACTTTTTCATGGATCAATGTGAGtattgtatcttaactcttaccaaaaaaggaaccatcctttTCTCTGAGTAGACTGGTAAAAGGCAAGGGTTTAGTCCATCCTGGAATAACCTAAAAAAGAGATTTTCCCCTCTCCTCTCTCTGCTGTGGCAGTGTGGGAAGATGATGGCAGTGACAGGACACATGGTCCTCTGAGATGGCATTTCCTCTCtatagaatgacccttgacttatccatgaatcatatcaaaatccataattttggctctcAAACCTTCCCTTAACTGGGGATTTCATCACATGCAAGTGACTCCTCCCCCCTGTTTCTATACACTTCTAAACCAGTTAATAGACGAAGTaccatggagcccatcatatgatgcagacaGACTTCTGGCTGTCATCTGTGACATTTCTTCAGTGAACTGTGTCAGAAGTTTGGAGAAACGGGGAGAAACCATCTTCTGAGCTCCTGATGCGCATAGAAACGGGAGAAAGTGCTTAAAACATTTGTCATGGGATCTGCCAGACTTGCCCCTGTTGGATTGAttcagtgacatggaggaatggCATCCCTACAGGTAGTCTCCTTTCCTATGCTCCACTACTTTTAGAAAATCCTTCCCCATGAGCCTGTagcagtaattttttttaaaaaagaatgtaatCCTAAGGAATAGCGCAATTGTACGATATCACGACTTTactttcactgcattttctcctttatAATACCACAATCTAGGCTTTCAAAATTTCACAACTGctagcttttaaacttatttgttcctttaaaaaacaaagtataggaagTTAGAGCAGTGCCCTAGGTCTCCTTTAGAGTAACAGTATTGAGAGGGAAAGTAAAGGAACCCAGAAGTAGTATCTTGTCTTAAGAACAGTGCCTTGGGTCTCCTTGAAGCGGATAGTTGAagcaggagaaggcgatcctgtgtgatggggataaTTAAATTCTCAGTCTTCTTTAAGGATGGAATTTCACATAAAGGAGATGATTTCTCCTGCTTTTCccagctccatctgatgaagtccttagacatGAGGTTGATTTACATAAGAGATATATGGTAGATAAacttggaaattacaaccttcttcaagcctcttcTAGTGATTTGTTTATCtataatcctgttgcttacttattgtatgtatgtatgttctgttgtgcagctttatttccttcctctatgttttcctgagaagttgtgcgaggggctacagaccatgtgatccgctctgagatGAGCACAGAGCAGACTTATTTAGACTTTGGGACTGCTCAGATTGCAGACTTGCAAACACTTGCCTGCTGTTTATTGTAGAGAAATGTTCTGACTAGATGGCACAGAAACTATCTGAAACATATCTATAACTGACTGATAAGttatgtacctgtgtatgctgaccACATGAAAGCCGTGAGTAAACCAAGTATGATATTTTTtaccaaagtctactttattttgtttCATGAGTGCATAATATaagcaagttgttttatgggagagtagatatatttttggacactaaaaaacacttctgaagaactgctattttttatgcactggcatattctctgtttcctaacagatcagaggcAAAAGATTATTCAGTCTAACACCTGAAGCCAATTGCCTTGCATATTTACATTTGATTGTATACCACttgagaagattttactcaaacagGTTTTTTGGCTCTCCTTAAAAGGGTTATGATCCCTAAAAGGCCATTCTTTTCTTAAGCATGTCTGCCAATCTTCTCATCTGTATATATTGCTGACTCTGAACACTTCACCCCTACTCTCTAGCAAATTACATGCTACAATTCTTCTGATAGACAACTGATATTAATTCTCAAAATCTACAGTTGTTaaatcattttcttctttcttattaaCAGGTtagaatatatttaaaaacacaatgatTTTTCTTTCATCTAACTAAAAACCATTTCTGCTAGGTCATTTAGTTTCAAGAACCATTCTTCTCTTGTAGAAATCTTTAAATTCTTTCAATTCTGTCCatataatactgttttaatacagAAACAGCAAACCCATGAGATTGTCATCTTGTTCACTGAAAAATTGTAactttgaaataaaaatgaattagtTCATAGAAAGAAAAGGTGAAATTGGAAAAtcatatactgtatgttgttgtcAAGTAATGTGTGGAATTAACTAGTATTTTGTTCATTGTAACAGCTTATGATAGTTGCTTTTTTCCGTATCCAGAATGGCATTGCAAGCACGTTCCGGCAGAAACCTAgaagaaatcatttttaaaattataatgtaatgaaAAGTATTTAAAATTTGTCAAGATTACATTACAAAACCCTGTAATATTCATCTTGAATTGCTTCCATACCAGGACCAATTAATATTACTGGAGAATTCCTTTCCCACAATCATTTGAAAAGTGGTATTAAAGCAATGGTTCTATGTGACATTTGATAAAGTGCTGTATTATCTGGTCATGACTTTCACCAGAGCTGGTActtttataatgtttatttacAAGTAGGTTCTGTTCAGCAGCTATCCCATGTAATGTTAATTGAAAGCTTCTCTCTTTTTTGTCTCTCCCTCTTATTGTTTTTGTTCAACATGTTTAAGCATTGCCGATGAAATGTATTTAAACTGTAATTATTCAATTCATCTTCCTTACTTTGGAGAGGAGGGTGGCACAGTTGGAGTCTAATTGCTTTTTCATCTCAttgcttttattgtttctttttataACACAATAACATTATTTTCCCATTAAATAAACCAATGAGAAGAAACCAGTCATTCAAATATGCATTTTGAGGGAAGCAATTCCACAGTGTGTAAGGGACAGTGACAAACAATTGATAAGTAATATCTTGCTAACTTGGACAAAAAACTATTATTTCCAAAAGAGAAAGGATGTAATTAAAGTCACAATAGTGCTGAAAACCACCAAAGCTATTGTGACTTTAATTAgaaccctttttttcttttgcattgtaCAAAGCAACCTGgggcaaaacattcaattatgCATCTAAACATCTGCATATCTATTGATTTAATCCTAGCAGTTGGAAACAACATATTACCCGTAGTTGTTTCTGGCTCTTGATTAAGGGGATCTAGAACTTCAACCTATGCACAACTGGTAGAGACTGCAGTATTATGCATCCTTCTTTGACATGATGGGTTAGACTCCCACCATTCATGCCTAGTAATTCATTTGTATCACAAATATGAATCCTGAGCTTATAGTCAAATAAACATAACTGATTTTCTATGGCGCATACTTACTTTGAAGAAACTACAATTATCTTTGCCCAAGGTGGagagaaaacaattttctgaTTCGTAAGTATTCCTTCCATCAAATCTTTGGCTGTGTCCTCAGCCTTTAACACAGGAAGTATTCTGAAGATATATAGAGGAGAAATATATGAAATTATTATGCCttattcagaaacttcagctaaCTATTACTATGAATGTAATGCACGGTTAGCGCACACAAATATTGCTTTGGCATTGGATATCATAGAGATTCCAGTCAATCAGTAAAGTTATAGCTAGTTATGGCTAGTACCGAAAGACAAGGGAATGTATTAACTTTACACTTTGATGGTAACATAATAAAAGATGATTCCAATCCTAGTACAATGTAGTTGTAACAGTGTTTAGTTTTTTCTTAAGAAATGTTTCAGAAAGTACCATAATTAAAAAGTAACTACTTTGGATACTTTTGGTAAAGAGAAGCTGAAAATAACGTTTTTGTAAAAGTACAATTTGACTATGccttgtccaaaatgcttgggatcagaagtgctgTGGatactggattttttaaaaaaaatttggaatatttgtatatacataatgaaatattttggagagGAGACCCAAATCTACATATGACATTTTgagtttcatatacaccttgcaTATGCACAACCTGAGGATAActttatgtacaatatttttaaataatgattgcatacattgaaccatcacaaAGGAAAGGTGTCACCATCTCATCTATCCATGtaggcaattttggattttggaacatttcagattttggattttcaAAGAAAATACTCAGATTGTACGTATAATAGTGATTAATTACTCTTGGGGGATTCTTAAAACTGTAACTCCAAGAAATTTCTTCAATCAGAGAatctcatagtttttttaaatgtgaaattTGCCCACTCACTCCTTACTTACAGTGTTTTGCTAATCTTTAAAAACCCAGTATTGATAATAGAGGGACACAGGCATGTCATCTGGATCCCATCTTTTCTCAAAAACCGTAGCTCTTCTTTCAGACCATTGTGGAACCCAACAGCAGCAAACTTGCTTGacctaaaaaaagaaagaaaacgatATCCATTATCAAGAGAAAAGTTACTTCAGAACCCTCTACCCAGACTAAATTTTTTCCCTTTGCACGCCTCACCCCCAATTCCCAACTCCTCCTATCTAGGCTCCTTCCACGCTTCACACTCCCCAGTCATCCTCAAGTTTTTATTCCATTCCTTAATTACTGCAGAGAGAGCAGTTTTGCTCTAGAAAGGCAGTGAAACTGAGAGGGAGACACATGCATGAACTCAGGGATCAGACCCAATAGTGCGGCAACTGGAGAATTATCAGAAAACGTAATATTTCAGCTATTGTATCCCTGGTGGTTgctgttgtttgctttcaagaggtttctgacttatggcaaccctaaggctgaGATTTTCTGGAACTGACTTTGCTGTCCCCATCATGAGAAAAATGTCTTAGTAAGGTTTCCATAATCaaaaaaagcttgggaaccaTGAAAAATCTACAGATGACTATTTTATGTACTTCACcagattacaaatcccaggattctgtaggactGAGCCATATAACTGTATCATGCAGGTACACTCTAACATTCAAAGAAATGAGCTTTTCTATCTTATCTGTGGCAGTATGTCTTTGGGATCAGAAGTTACTTTGCTGACTAAATGAGCAACTGACCTACAAGATCAGGATTTAGTCTCTGAGCCTCTAGTTGCTTATCCTTATTCCATGAGCAAATCCAGGACCTATTAATGTGGTGGATCTCAATGGCAATTGGTAGCTGTCATATCAGTTAGGCAATGAATCATCTCGAGGTTTTTATCCAAATTTAattgagctatccaaggtactgaatcctCGTCCTTCTGACATGGAAGTCAATAGCTGTCACATCTGAGTTTCAGCATATTcttaatagagaaaaaaatgacATGATACGTACGTGTAAGTCACTGTGAATGGAATACCAATATGTCCAGAAATAGAAGCAACTGTGACAATATGGCCGTGATTATTTTTAATCATTGCTGGTAGAAATGCTTTGGTTGTCTTAAATAcagataaaaacaaaaagaacaaagTCAGAAGTCAGTATCTAAAATGCTTGATCAAAAATATGCCCATTCTTATTTAGGTCATGATACAAATGTTCAGATTGCAAAAGAAAGATATGACAGTGAGTGGGGTGATCTGGAAGAAGTGTGGGCACTGGGATGTATGCTACATCAAACTGGTTGGATACTTCAGAGTTTGGGGGGAATATTTTTTCAACATGACTACTAGAATTCCCCATCTACTGGTCTACTGATTGAAGGATTCTGGaaagtttaattatttttaagttACTTTTCCAAATTCTAAGGCTACTCTACTGGTGTTTTGCTTGAGTTCACTTGAACCCAGCTACATATTACTGGCTGTCAGCCTCCTAATCCCCATGATATCTATTTTTCATTAAGTAATCCTCAAATTTTTCACTGCAGTAATATGGAGCTGCCATTAAATAACAAGGTTATATTTAGTACACATGTACTATGATTCCACAATGCTGGATAGAGCTGGCAGGAGTTGTTGTCAAACATCTTGAATTGAAAAAGTCTGATGCTTATCTTTGCTTAACATCTGTATTTATAAGATTGCATTTATAGTTTTTATATTCAAATTCAGACTTCAGGTATTAGTGAGTTACCCAGTAATGTGCAAGAACATTGACATCAAACATTTCTTGAATCTGCTCATCTTTTGTTGAAAGTAGTTTAGCTGTGGTTATCACTCCAGCATTATTCACCAAGATGCTAACATCTCCAATATCTTTTTTCACCTATGAAATGGAGAGAGAGGGCGATTACAAATTAGGGATGTTTAAAAGAAATTAAGTTATATTTGGACATCTCACAGCAAGCTGCAAAGAGGTGACAGAGCCCCTCCTGCCATCTCACCATGCTGCCTGAGGTCTGTCCCATTGACAGGCTTGGGGAAAAGCATGTATTCGTTCTATTGATGTTTTACCTTGTCTGCAACTGTATAGATTTCCTCCCTGTTCTTGCAGTTCACCACCAATGCATGTGCAATAGCACCCAACTTTCTGCATTCCTCAGCTGTCTCTTCCACACCTTGCTATGAAGGAAAAGGCATAGAAACCATGATGTTGGCAAGTAGATAGAAACATGCAAAGGTTTTGCACACAATCCACACTTTCCTGGTCACCGCCACTGAAATTTTAAGCAGCCACATAGTGATAGAATGTAAGTATTGGAATCTTGATGATAGCCAAGATTAGTTATAGAGTCCAGCCAGATATAATGATGACTGCTGTAGCTTAGGCAAATATCAATGAAAAGTCATTCTGTCTCCATAAGGCAATGTCTATCTCCCACTCTGTGGGAAAAACACTCAAGTCCACCCAGAAACTCTGCTTTGCTTTCTGGGTCCTTGAGTCTCAGACAGTGAAACTGGAAGCCCACCTGAACACATTTTTTAAGAAACTACTGAGAATCCCACCAGGCACCCTAGCTGACTTGGTCCGGGCAGAGATTGGTCTCCCCCTCATTAGATCATGTGTTCACTTCACCCGATTTAATTATTGGAGAAGTCTAAAAGATTCTTCAGCATTCTCCCCAAGGGATGTTTTAAACAGCTAGCAAACTTCAAAGTCTGAAATACAAGATGTCAGAAGCTGCTTGAATTTCACCCCACTCTGTCTGATAAGCTCTCTATCTTGAACTCAAGGGAGAAGCAccatgaatatatttttaatcacAGTGATCACCAGGTTAGGCAGACTATTTATAACTACAAATTTTCCCACTGTTTCAGGCTTTACAAACTTATTATTATCTACCTTGTAGCGGAGTGATGataataaatggaagctcttaatGTTTGCCCACGATCCAGAGTCACGCATAGAACAatagcatgccactcaggtttgcagaacaaaaatacaggaactttactgattccaagagatcaaaaaacagtagtatttacaatgatccctcttatcacttacagaagtctatAGTCATAAATAGCACTTTCTCAGtctacaaatctgcttcagagaagaatacagtcctggttcttctccctcttttctcagcaacaAACAGGCCTCCAAAACAGCAAGACCTCTGAATACACTGCTCTCCCACCAGCAGTACTCAATCAGCACTGAAAAGTTGTCCAAATTGGTTCTGCaggagcagaacagaaacagtatcaaatcaatccccagatctttgcaggctcagccaatcggcttcatgcacttcattttccagttaacacacacagcacagtgcctttacaAACCATGACATACCTGACTAGGATCACATTTCCCAAACTTAGGCAACCCTTCATGGCCCTTCATTTTCAAAGTTTGCTCACAGCGGTGATTGGTTGTAGATACATGGGCACTCCTTTGGCTCTTCATTTATGTGTTTGTGGGCCCCCGGAAATTGAGGATTTGtctcactatttgttttcctgccctctgtattctgagccaagaactaaaatccTGGGGCCTATTCTTTATCCCCTTCAAACCTATACTGTGTCAGAAAAGATTTTCTACCTTTTGGCTGACACTAACCCTATGGCTACTTACA from the Anolis carolinensis isolate JA03-04 chromosome 5, rAnoCar3.1.pri, whole genome shotgun sequence genome contains:
- the LOC100561108 gene encoding 17-beta-hydroxysteroid dehydrogenase 13, with the protein product MFQCRIPQEGTVLPVLLTLLKNAIICMYSCLEALVKLFIPKNRKSVYGEIVLITGAGHGLGRATAYEFAKRQSVLVLWDINKQGVEETAEECRKLGAIAHALVVNCKNREEIYTVADKVKKDIGDVSILVNNAGVITTAKLLSTKDEQIQEMFDVNVLAHYWTTKAFLPAMIKNNHGHIVTVASISGHIGIPFTVTYTSSKFAAVGFHNGLKEELRFLRKDGIQMTCLCPSIINTGFLKISKTLILPVLKAEDTAKDLMEGILTNQKIVFSPPWAKIIVVSSKFLPERACNAILDTEKSNYHKLLQ